The sequence CCCGGTGGGCGCGATCGGCAGATCAAACTCTTTCCTTTCCCCAGATAGGTATTCGTCTAATTGTTTCACGGCTTTTGCGATCAGCGGGGTTTTTCGGTAAGTAAAATCATTCCCCGCGTGTTCTTTGTTCAAAGACAGCCCAACCAAGGCGCCCTGCCGCTCAAGGACGCTGAAAACGCCAAGCGGGGTTTGGTGCCGATAGTTGAACGTGTCCGCCGGCAGCGAAAGGGCTGATTCGGCATTAAGGCTCATTTTCCGTCACTTCCTTGTCTTATGATATTATATTGTTCTAAGATTAAAACCATACTATAGCGCTCTGGCTTAAAAAGTATCAACATCAAAATAATTGCAAACGGCACTTGCAGCATCTTCGCTGTCGGGAATGATGTCAATCAGGCTGCGTTTCATGTTTGCCCAATTTCCTTCAATGGGATTGCGCTTCGGAGAGCAGGCGGGCAAAAACAAAAGTTTATGTCGTGCCTGCGGCACAGGTTTTTCGTTTTCTGCGGCGGGTGAAACGAGGCGTTGCCCATTATCGCTGTTGTGCCTTTCGGCACGGATTTTATGAATCCGGCCGCCGTTGAACAGTTGAAGCGCTATATACCCTATCTTCCCTGCTTTTTTTGAAAATCGATTTCCGTGCAGTTTTTACCGGCGGCTTTTTTTCGGGTTTTCGCGTAAAATTCGCCGAAAATCGGTATCTGGTTTATGTCTTTTGCCGGCAGGGCGCCCAAAAACAACGCGCAGGAAATGTATACCGCCGCCCCCGCCAAAAAAGCCAAAAACAGGTTCCAAGCGCCGCCATCCCCCCCCCAGCGCAGAATGGGCAGTATGGCGGCCGACATGGCCGCCGTGGCCAAAAGTACGCGCGCCAGCCGCTTTATTTCAAGAAAATAACCCGTGTTGCGCCAGATAAAAAACATATTGAGCAAAGCCGCCAAAGAAATATCGGCGACCGTCGCCCAGCCCGCCCCTAGTATGCCAAGCCGGGGCACGGCGGCCAGCTGCCAGTTCAGAAATACTTTGGCCGCCGCCGCGACGATCATGCTGGCAGCCGGTATTTTGGTAAACCCAAGCCCCTGCAACATTCCCGTGCTTACCTGATGAAGCCCCAAAAAAAAGACCGCTCCGCTGGTTATCTTGATGATTTCGGCGGCCGCCGGGGAATTGTAAACTACCCGGGCAACCGGCCCGGCTAAGAGATAAAGGCCGACGGCGGCGGGCATAGTAACAAAAATCGCTATCCTGAACGCCGTGGCGGCTTTTTCTATTATGGCCCTTTTGTCGCCGAGCGCACGCGACTGCGCTATGGCGGGCACCAAGGATACGGTGAGGGCAGCCGTCAAAAGCGTAGCCAGGTTGACCAGGGGGATGGCCATGCCGGTCAGGTAGCCAAACAGCCTTGTTGCATCATGCACGTTAAATCCCGCCGCCGCCAAACGCCAGGGAACTATTATCATGTCAAGGTTGGCGACCAGGGGCAGCATGACGCTGGACAGCGCTATCGGCAGCGCCAGGCGGAAAATGCGTTTTATTATGGACAGATCGCTTTCCCCCGCTATGCTTTCCGCAAGGGCAAACTTCATGCTTTGCGCTTTGTTTAAGCGCCTGACAAAAAACAGCAATACAAAAAACGCCGCCAGGGCTCCCACGCCCGCGCCCATACTGGCGCCGGCCGCGCCGTACTCGAGCCCGCACGGCAATAGCAAAAAGGCAAACAGCAGCATTGCCGCCACCCGCAGAAGCTGCTCGGCAATCTCGGACAAAGCGGTCGGGGACATTTGCTGCCAGCCTTGCAAATAACCGCGCATGCTTGACATATAGGTAACAATGAATACCGCCGGCGCCAGGGCGATAAGCGACCAGTAAACCCTGCCGTCGCGGATGATTTGACTATCCAGCAGCCAGCCCGCACCGAAAATTATCGCCAGCATAAAAAAAACGCCGGTCCCAAAAAGCAGCCGCCGCGCGAGGGCAAATACCCGCCGCGCGCCCGAATAATCAGACAGGGCAATTTTTTCCGCCGTCAGGATGGATATGGCTACAGGCACGCCGGCCGAGGAAAGCGTCAGCCCCATAAGGTATATGGGAAAACCCATCTGGTAAATGCCTATGCCTTCGCCGCCCAGTATCCTTGACAAGAATATCCAGTTCAGCGTCCCGATTATTTTTACGATCATGCCGGAAGCCGCCAGTATGAGCGTCCCTTTTAAAAACATCCGGCTGCTGTGAGCTGTCATGCGCACCGCCTTGGTTTTGTAATGTTTCAGAGCCTGTTTGCACTATCCGAAATGTTCATGATTTTGAGCGAGTTTTTAGTTAGGCACGGCGCAAAACGCAGGCAAACCCCTATGTTCAGCGAG is a genomic window of Acidaminococcales bacterium containing:
- a CDS encoding methylated-DNA--[protein]-cysteine S-methyltransferase; translated protein: MSLNAESALSLPADTFNYRHQTPLGVFSVLERQGALVGLSLNKEHAGNDFTYRKTPLIAKAVKQLDEYLSGERKEFDLPIAPTGTQFQQKVWQALRTIDYGSTLSYQALAERIGNPKACRAVGGANNKNPILIIVPCHRVIGKDNSLTGFGAGLDVKAKLLALEKAHK
- a CDS encoding polysaccharide biosynthesis protein, which translates into the protein MTAHSSRMFLKGTLILAASGMIVKIIGTLNWIFLSRILGGEGIGIYQMGFPIYLMGLTLSSAGVPVAISILTAEKIALSDYSGARRVFALARRLLFGTGVFFMLAIIFGAGWLLDSQIIRDGRVYWSLIALAPAVFIVTYMSSMRGYLQGWQQMSPTALSEIAEQLLRVAAMLLFAFLLLPCGLEYGAAGASMGAGVGALAAFFVLLFFVRRLNKAQSMKFALAESIAGESDLSIIKRIFRLALPIALSSVMLPLVANLDMIIVPWRLAAAGFNVHDATRLFGYLTGMAIPLVNLATLLTAALTVSLVPAIAQSRALGDKRAIIEKAATAFRIAIFVTMPAAVGLYLLAGPVARVVYNSPAAAEIIKITSGAVFFLGLHQVSTGMLQGLGFTKIPAASMIVAAAAKVFLNWQLAAVPRLGILGAGWATVADISLAALLNMFFIWRNTGYFLEIKRLARVLLATAAMSAAILPILRWGGDGGAWNLFLAFLAGAAVYISCALFLGALPAKDINQIPIFGEFYAKTRKKAAGKNCTEIDFQKKQGR